In Gemmatimonadales bacterium, the sequence GCCCGAGCGCGCGACGCTGCCTGCCATGCGCGACTTCCGCTTCAACGACCATCTGATCTGGGGCGTGGTGCTCGCACTGACGGCGCTGGTGATCGCGCCCGGCCTGGCCGCGATGGGAGTTGTCGGAACGCGAGCGACCGGCGTGACGCGGCTGGTCGGCGAGAACCTGGCGGTCTTCTTCGGCAGTCTGTACCTGATCCGCGGCATGGGCGTCGGGTCCGCGGTCGCCGCGGCGGCAGGGTTCAAGGGACCTGCGGCATTCGTCTTCGGCCTCGTCGCCACGCTCTTCCTGATGCCGATCGTGGTCGCCGTCGGACTCGCACTCGGAGTGACCGACACCTGGCTGGACTGGCGAACCCGGTTGAACAGAGAGAAGCGATGAGGGTTGAAAGACCAGGTATTTCTTCAACGTGTGGAGCCCGACAATGGACATCATCCTCCGACAGGACGTCGAGAAGCTCGGCAGCGCCGGCGAGGTCGTGACGGTCAAGGACGGCTACGCCCGCAACTACTTGCTGCCGCGCGGCCTGGCCTTCGAGGCTAACGAGAGCAACCGTCGCCGCCTGGAGGGCGAACGCAAGCAGCGCGACCGCAAGGTCGCGGCCGAGGTCGGGACCGCGCGGGACCTGGCGGCGAAGCTGGAGAAGGTCTCAATCACCTTCACTATGAAGGCCGGAGACGGCGACAAGCTCTTCGGCTCGGTGACGACGGCGGACATCGCCGAACGCCTGAAGGCCGAGGGGTTCACCATCGACCGGAAGGCGATCGAGCTCGACGAGCCGATCAAGGCACTCGGAGTCTACAAGGTGCCGGTACGCCTCCATCACGATGTGAAGCCGGAAGTCCGAGTCTGGGTGGTCAAGGAGTAGCGGCTTGGGTGTCGCGATCGGGTATCTCGACGGTCCAAGGCTCAGGCGGTCGTTCCTGGCGGCCACCCAGTGGGTGGGCGCCGGGCGCGAGGAGTTGAACCGGATAAACGTCTTTCCGGTCCCGGATGGCGACACGGGCACCAACTTCTGGCTCACGATGCGTTCGATCGCCGACGCCCTCCGGCGACTCGGCGACGCGCCGCTCCCCGAGGTCTCGCGCGCGGCGGCCCGGGCCGCGGTGATGGGCTCCCGCGGCAACTCGGGCATGATGCTCTCCCACTTCCTCCTCGGGTTCGACGAAGGCATCGGCGCGCGGTTCCGCATCCGCGCGCGCGAGCTCGCCGGAGCGATCCGCAGGGGCTCCGAACGCCTCCAGTCCGCGCTCGAGAACCCGGTCGAGGGCACCATCCTCACCGTCTGCCGCGAGGCCGCCGTGGGCGCCGAGCAGGCCGCCGAAGCGGGCTACGACGTGGGCGGCGTCCTCCGCGGCACCCTGAGCCACGCCGAGCAGGCCCTCGAGCGGACTCCCGAGCTGTTGGCCGTCCTCAAGGAGGCGGGAGTCGTGGACGCGGGCGGCAAGGGTTTCGTCCGCATGAAAGAAGGCGTGGTGCGCCTGATTGACGGTCGCCTGGAGGAGGAAGCCGCGACCGACGCGCAGGCGTTCGCGACTCCTGCGCCCGCGGGCCTCGCGGTGGTCGCGGGGGACCAGGACTTCCGGTTCTGCACCGAGGTGCTGGTCCGCGGGGACGCTCTCCCCTCCTCCACCGAGGCGCGAGCGGCGGTGCACGAGCTGGGCGGCTCCGTCCAGGTCGTGCGCACCCCGGACCTGCTCCGGGTGCACGTACACCTGGACGATCCGGAGCCGCTCTACCGAATGGCGGAGGGATGGGGCGAGGTCCTGACGCGCAAGGCCGAGGACATGCGCGAGCAGCACCGGATCCTCGCGACGGTCTCGCGGGCGGTGTCGGTCATCTGCGATACCTCGTGCGACTTGCCGGACGAAGTGCTCGACCGGCACGGCATCGGCCTGGTGCCGCTCCAACTCATCTTCGGCGACGAGGTGTTCCAGGACCGGAGCGGGATGGACGCCGCCGAGTTCTACCAACGGCTGAGACGAGGCCACCCTCATCCGACCACCAGCCAGCCCACGCCCGCTACGTTCACCGCCGCCTACGAGCATGCGCGCGCGGGCGCTGAGGAGGTGGTCGCAGTGATCGTCTCCGGGGCGCTCTCTGGCACGTACGCGAACGCCGAGGCCGCCCGCCGCTCCTTCGCGCCCGGTGGCGTCCACCTCGTCGACAGCCGGAGCGCCTCGCTCGGGGTGGGCTTCCTCGCGCTCCGGGGCGCGGAGCTGGCCGAGGCCGGCTGGCCGGCGGCCGACATCGTGCGGGAACTGGGGAGGCTCCGGGGCCAGTCAGGCGTGTTCTTCACGGTGGACACGCTCGACAACCTGCTGCGCTCGGGCCGGGTGTCGCGTGCCAAGGCGTGGCTGGGCGGGCTCCTCGACCTCAAGCCCATTCTTTCCATCGACTCGGGCGGGTTGATCACCCCGGTGGATCGGGTGCGGGGGCGCGGCGGGCTGCTCAAGCGCGTGCTGGGCCTCCTGGACGAAGCGCTCCCCTCCCGCCGCGAGCGGCTGCGGATGGGGGTCGTGCACGCCGACCTCCCCGAGGTGGCGGAAGAGGTGCGCGAAGCGCTCGCGGGGCGTTACCATCCGTACGAGATCGTCGTGTCTCCGTTGACGGCCGTCCTCGCCGCTCACACGGGGCCGGGAGCATGGGGCGTCATCTGGCAGGTCGAGGACGGCGCGCCCGCGCGCGAAGGGAACAAAACGGCGGGCGGAGCGCTATGACTAAGCAGCAACCTTCGCGCCCCGCACGCCGCCCGCGGCGTCGGCCGGATGGGAATGCGGCGCTCGACTGGGCGGTGGCCGCGTGCGAGGAACGGAAGGGCGTGGACGGCGTCGTCATCGACCTCCGGCACCTCAGCGACGCGACCGATTACTTTGTGGTGGTGTCGGGCACGTCGGACACCCACGTCCGCGCGATCGCCGAGCACGTCATCGAGGCGCTCAAGGGCCGAAGCGTGCGGGCCCACCATGTCGAAGGTCTGGCGCAGGGCCGCTGGGTGCTGATCGACTTCGTGGACTTCGTGGTCCACGTGTTCCACCCGACTCTGCGCTCGTTCTACCAGCTCGAGGGGTTGTGGGGCGACGCGCCGCAGCGCGCCGTGTAGGCCGACCCGGAGGGATCATGCGTCGAAGCATCGTTCTCGCCTTCGCCCTGAGCGTCGCCGTCCCGGGCGCGCTGCACGCGCAGTACTTCGGCCAGAACAAGGTCCAGTACGGCAGCTTCAACTTCCAGATAATCCAGACCGAGCACTTCGAGGTCTATTACTACGGGCGGGAGCGCACGGCGGCCCTCGACGGGGCGCGCATGGCCGAGCGGGCGTATGCCCGGCTGTCGCGCATCCTCCAGCACGAATGGCGCGAGCGGAAGCCGCTCATCCTCTACGCGTCCCAATCCGACTTCCAGCAGACCAACACCATCCGCGGCGACCTGGGAGAAGGCACCGGCGGCGTGACCGAGGCGTATAAGCACCGCATGGTGCTGCCCTTCACGGGCTCGTACGCCGACTTCGAGCACGTGCTCCAGCACGAGATGGTCCACGCCTTCCAGTACGACGTCTTCAGTCGCGGCCGCGCCGGCGCCGGCCTCAACGCGCTGCAACAGATCAACCCGCCGCTCTGGATGATGGAGGGGATGGCCGAGTACCTCTCAGTGGGGCCGGTCGACCCGCACACCACCATGTGGTTGCGCGACGCCGCGGTGGAAGGCCGGCTCCCGACGATCGAGCAGCTGACCTACGACCCGCGCATCTTCCCCTACCGCTTCGGCCACGCGCTGTGGGCGTACGTCGGCCAGAAGTGGGGGGACGAGGTCATCGGCGCGATCCTCCAGGGCACGATGACGGGCGGGGTCGAGCGGGCCTTCCAGCGGGTCCTGGGCGTCAGCCTCGAGCAGCTCTCGGACGAATGGCGCGACGCGGTCCAGACCATGTACCTGCCGCAGGTCGCCGAGCACCAGCGGGCGCGGCGGTTCTCCCGGGCCGTCCTCAACGAGCACAACTCCAAGGGCACGCTCCACGTCTCACCCCAGATCTCGCCGGACGGGCGGTCGATCGCCTACCTCTCGGAGCGCGACTTCTTCTTCGTGGACCTCTACCTGGCCGACGCCGAGACCGGGCGGGTCCGCCGCAAGCTGGTGCGATCCTCCATAGACCCGAACTTCGAGACCCTGCGGTTCATCAACTCGACCGGCTCCTGGTCCCCGGACGGGACCGAGTTCGCCTTCGCCGCCAAGAGCGGCGGGGAGGACGTGCTCGCTATCCTCGACGTGCAACAGGACCGGATCATCGGCCAGTTCCGGCTCGGGCTCAACGCGATCACCAACCCGACCTGGTCGCCGGACGGGGCACGGCTCGTCTTCACGGGCTACGACGGCGGCTGGTCCGACCTCTACGTCGTGGACGCCGACGGCCAGAACCTGCGCCGCCTCACCAACGACCGCTACGCCGACTTGCTGCCATCGTGGTCACCTGACGGCCACACGGTCGCCTTCACCACGGACCGCGGGCCCGACACCGACTTCAGCATCATGCGCTTCGGCAACATGCGGATCGGGCTGTACTACCTGGAGGGCGACTCGATCGCGATGCTGCCGGGAATGGAGACCGGCAAGAACACGAACCCCGTCTGGTCGCCGGACGGCAGGTCGATCGCGTTCCTGTCGGACCGGACCGGTATCAACAACCTGTTCCTGTACGAACTCGCCGGGCGCGAAGTCTACCAGCTCACCCGCGCCTACACCGGCATCTCGGGAATCACGGACCTCTCCCCCGCCATCTCGTGGGCACGCCAGGCCGACCGGCTCGTCTTCACGTACTTCGAGAAGGGCGAGTACAACGTCTACGCGATCGACGACCCGAGGTCGCTGAAGCGCGAGCCGTATCGCACGCCCGGGACCGACTGGCTGGTGCTGGCCAACGCGAGCGCGCTGCCGCTTCGGAGCGACGTGGCGTTCGGCCTGTCGCTCCGACGCCCGCCGGTGACTGACGCGCCCCTCGTGCAGCTACCCGCGCCCCCATCGCCCGTCGCGCCCTCGCCGCCGGCCACGCCCCCCGGAACGGCCACGCCTCCGCCCTCCCTGCCCAGCGCCGGCTCGATATACCGGAGCGCCGGCCGCCTGCGCCCCTCGGACACGCGGCCCGACCGGCCCGACAGCACCCAGCCGCCGCCGTTGTCGGTGGTGGCGCTGCTGGACAGCGCGACCCTGGCGCTGCCCGACACCACCGAGTTCGAGCTGCGCCCGTACCGCGTACGCTTCACGCCGGACTTCGTCTCCCGGCCGACTATCGGTTACCAGCGGGACAACTTCGGCCGCGGCTTCTTCGGGGGCACGGCGATCCAGCTCTCGGACATCCTGGGGAACCATATGATGGTCTTCTCGGGCGCCGTGAACGGGCGACTGTCCGAGGCGCAGGTCTTCGGCGCGTATGCCAACCTGTCGCACCGGTGGGCGTGGCTGACGGGCCTGTCCCAGGATCCGCTCTTCTTCTACGGATCCTCGTCCGATCGGGTCAACAGCGACGGCTCGATCGACGTGGTCCAGCGGTTGCGCCGGCTCGTGATCCGACAGGCGTTCACCCAAGCCTACTACCCGTTCAACCGGTTCAAGCGCATCGAGTTCGGAGCACGGCTGGTCAACATCAGCCAGGCGACCCTGAACCTGATCACCAGCTACGACCCGTTCGGGACCCCGTTCCAGGCTTACGACAGCGTGTCGAGCGAGGGCAGTATCACTTACGTCCAGCCGAGCGTCGCTCTGGTCTACGACAACTCGCTCTTCGCATGGACCAGCCCGTTCTTCGGGCACCGGTACCGGTTCGAGGTGGCCCCGTCGTTCGGCGGGTGGCGCTACACGCAACTGCTCGGCGACTACCGCCGGTACGACATGATCAAGTTCCCGTTCAGCTTCGCTTCGAGGTTCGTGCTGCTCGGCCGGTTCGGGCGGGACGGGGAGCAGTTCCCGATCTTCATCGGCTCGCCGGACCTGGTGCGAGGGTACACTTTCGGCTCGTTCCGGGACAGCGACGAGTGCACCGCACCCACGGGCAATTCGCGCACGGGTTGCCCGGAGGTGGACCAGCTCATCGGCTCCCGGGTAGCGGTGGCCAACTTCGAGTTCCGGTTCCCGCTGATCCGCAACCTCACACTCGGCTTCCTCCCGGTCGGGTTCCCGCCCATCGAGGGCGCGCTCTTCTACGACGCGGGCATCGCATGGAACGACAGTACGGACCTGCGCTGGTCGCGGCCCGCCGGGGCTCCGGCCGACGGCATTCGCTCCCCGATGACGTCCTACGGGGTCGGCCTTCGCGTCAACATGCTGGGCTTCGCGGTGCTGCGCCTCGACTACGCCGTACCGCAGAACCGCCCCAGGAAGGGCGGTTACTGGATCCTGAGCCTGGGCCCGCCGTTCTGAGTCTGACGGACGGATGACGGACGGACAGACGGACGGAAGAGAGCAGGAAGTGGAGTTGACCCGGCGGTCTCAAGTGATCCCTGCACCATTCGCGGCGAACGGTCTAGGGCGTTGAGATTTGGAAAGAAACTTGCGGGACGCAACACTAGACTAGTCTAGCAGGTTGCTGAAAAAGTCGAAAGCACGGTCCGACGTCCTCGTTCTTGAGGCCGTGAAACCATGTCCGGTGCATCGATCCTCATTCTCCGGGCGAATCAGGAGGTCGCTCGTTCGCGAGCGGCGTACCGAAAAACCTTTTTCCGCAACCCGCTAGGCCAACAACCGACCGACGAAGGACTGGTCCGACACGCGGAAGATCAGGAACTCCACGCGGCCCGACACGACGATGCCACCTGTTGGGGCAGCCGGAAGCTGCAGGGAGACGTAGTAGTCACCCACGCGGAAGAAGCCGAACGTGGAGTCGTTGAACGGGTTGTCCCTGCCGCCGCCGTAGAGGTCGCGGATTGCCTTGCGGGTCGCGCCGAGGAGTTGGTTGCAGGTGCGCGAGTCCGTCACGACCTCCTGTACCGCTCCGGGCGGCGGAATCGCGATGCCGAGCTGCGTTCGGATGCCGACGAAACCGGAGTCCGTAGCCGTGAAGACGTTCGCGACCAACCCGAGGTGCCCGGTAAGCTCGGCCGCCGGTCCGCACTTGGATTTCTGACCCAGCGCGGTCTCCGGGCGAGCGACAATGAGGATCGCGGCAGCCAGGACTGCGCTTCGGATGAGTGATTTCGATCGCATCGGTTTCAACCTCCCGTCGCGACGCAGGCGTTCGTGTTCATAGTGGTTGGCGGCACCAGCTGCCCGTTTACCTGCACCCACCGATCGATCCGGCCAGGCCCTATGACATACCCCGGATAGCCGGAAATCCCGCGTTCGCCCCCGCGTACGAGCAGTTCCTTGCCATCGCGCTTCCCGGGACCCGGACGGCTGAGCCCTGAGCGCCGGCGCGTTGCCGGAGGGATAGAGCCCGCCCACCTTGGGCGTGTCCCCCCGATCCCGGCCCGTTGAACGAGCCGCCGATTACCCACGGCGCCTGTCGTCCGGCCCGCAACACGGCGTAGAGGGCGTTCGGGTCGGCCGTATCGAATGCCACTGCGGCGTCCATGCGCCGCGCCCGCGCACTGTTGCGCCTGCGGTCCCCTGTCTTCTTCCGCCTTCCCACCACCGTCCGTCAGTCCGTCTGTTATCCGTCCGTCCTTCTTTCCAGCCCCGAAACCGGCTATTTTCCACCGTGCAAGGCAATCGCCTTTTCACACTCCCTCTGATCCTGTTTGTCGCGGCCTGCGCCGGCTCGCGGAGCGGCGGTTCCGCCGAAGGCGGCGCCACCGACTCGAGCGCCGGGGAGACCAGAACCGTCCCGGCGGTCGCGTTCCGGCTTCGCGCTGGTGGCGGGCCGCTGCGCGTCTATTCGCTGCCGGGCCTCGCGGAGACGCCGACGGGCGCGAGGGCCCGCGTCTCCCCGGCGCGATCCGCGATCGGCGTGGACATGGTGGGCCGACGGCTGCTCTACCGCGACAGTGCCGGCGCTACGATCGCCTTCGACCTGGTGGCCAACCGCGAGCGCGCCGTCTCGCCGGCCGGCGCCCTGGCCGCGCTCGCCTCCGACGGCACGCTGCTCACCGTGGACGCCGCCGGAGCCGTGACCGAGTCGCAGCCGTGGGGCACGCGCCCCTGGACGGGGACGCTGGGTCGCGGGGTGGACGACGCGTTCGCGGGACCGGGTGCCCGCCTCATCGCGATCCGGCGCCAAGGCGGCGATACGCTCCAGATCGCCACGCGGGAAGCGGGCGTCTCGCTCGCCGCGCCTGTCCCGAGGGCCGCGGACGAGATCGCGAGCCGCGACGGCGACGCGGTGGCTTTCGCCACCGACTCCGGCGTCGTCGTGATCGAGGATCGCGAGGCACAGCACCCCTGGTTCGTGCCGCTCTCCGGCCAGCCGCGCGCGATCGCCTTCTCGCCGTCCGGTCACCGGATCTACGTCGGGTTGCGCGAGAAGAGCGAGCTTGCGGTCGTGGACCGCTACACCCGCCGGGAGCGGCCCGCCATCGCGCTACCCGCCCCGGCCGCGGTCCTCAGGCTGGATCCGTGGGGGCGCGCGGTGCTGGCACGGCCTTCCGGCGGCGACGAGACCTGGGTGGTCGGCACAGCCCGCGAGCGGGTGACGGGTCGGCTCACCACCCCGTGGGCCTCCGACCTCCCAGCGGTGTCGGAGGACGGCGTGGTCCTGCTGCGGGAGGGTGACGCGGTCGTGGCGCGCGATCTGGGGTCGCTCGATTCGTTAGGCGCAGTCGCCGACGGCGCGGGCGACCTGTGGTTCGTAGGAAGGTTTGCGCCCACTTCTTCCACGTCGGGGGTGCGGCGGGATGTCCGCGCGTCGGACCCGACCCGCGCGCGCGCGCCAAGCCCCCGCGCCGCTCCCGCGAGTCTCTGGGTGCAGGTGTCGAATACGCCGAGCGAGCAGTGGGCTCGGGCCCTCGCGTCCGAGCTCACGGCGGCCCGGCACCCGGCCGAGGTCCAGCCGCCCGACGCGCCGGGCGGGGGGTGGCGCGTGGTGATGGGTCCCTACCGGTCGCGCGACGCCGCCGACTCTTCGGGCCGCTCGCTGGGACGGCCATATTGGATCTTCGAGCGCGCCCAGCGGCCGGGCGCGAAGCCGTGACGGGCGTGCAGCTCCTCCCCGCCACGCTGGGCCGGCACATCCCCGAGCTGCTGAGCGGGCGCAACGTCGTCGCCCTCGTCCCCGCCACCGGGTATCCCGCCTGGTCGGCGATGAACGCGTGGCGAGTGGCGCGGTCCGCCGCCGCGTCGGGCCGGCGCACCGTGCTGGTGGACTGCGTGGTGGACGAGCCGGTGCTCCACACCGTGGCCGGCGCGGCCAACGAGGAGGGGATCGTGGACGCGTTCCTCTACGGCGCGTCGCTCAACCACATCGCGCAGCCGCAGCCGGAGCCCAATCTCTTCTTCATCCCGGCCGGCACGTTCGCGCCCGATCCACAGCTGGTGTTGACCAGCCCGCGCTGGCGGCGCCTCTCCGCCGGCTTCCGCCACGAGGACGCGCTGCTCCTACTGTTCGTGCCTGAAGAGCGGCTCGCGTCGGTCGCGGCGGACCTGGACGGCATGGTGGTGCTGGCCCCCCAGGGCATGGACCTCGCTGCAGCCGAGGCGCCCGGGGTCGCGCAGGCGATCGGCAGGGGGCTTCCGATCCTCGCGGTGGTAGGGGTCGCGCCTCCGCCCGAGGAGGCGAGTGCCGCCGATCTCGCCCCGATCGTGGCACCGGCCGCCACGGCGCCGCACTCCGCTTCCCCTGACGCCGCGGGCGCGCGCCGGGCAAGACCCGCGCTCAGGCGCCGGGCCAGCGCACCGATGTCGTTGCTCGTCCCGCCGCCGCGGCAGGTGCCGTGGGCGCTTTACGCCGTGCTCCTGGTGCTCGCGGTCGGCGCAGTCGCGTGGCTCTATCGCGACGAGCTGGTGAGGCTCGCCGGGCGCGCGCCCACGCCGGAGCCACCAGCGCCCGCGTTCGTGCACCGGCTGCCACCCCCGCATCGGGTGGACTCGCTCAGCTTCGCGGTGCAGGTCTCGGCATGGCCGTCGCTGGCGCAGGCGCTCGACGCGCTGGACAGCCTCGAGGCGCGCGGTGTGCCGGCGTTCGTGACGCCGATCCGCCTCCAGAGACGGCGGAGCTGGTACCGCATCCACGCCGGGCCCATGGCCACCGGCGCGGCTGCCGACTCGGTCCTGGGTGCGCTGCGCGCGGCCGGTCGGGCCACCGCCGGCGCCGTCGTCGTCGAGGCGCCCCTGTCCATCGGGCTCGGAGGCGGCCTCACCCGCGATTCCGCCACCCTTGAACGGGCGCGGCTGCGCGCCGCTGGGCTGCCCGTCTTCGCGCTCGGCCAGGCCGACCGCCGCTTCCGGCTCTACGCCGGCGCGTTCGAGAACACCCCACAGGCCGCGATGCTGCTGGGGATAGTCACCTCAACCGGCGGTACGGGCGAGCTCGTGCCGCGCGTGGGATACGTGCCATGAAGCTTCGCCGTCTCGAGCTCTCCGGGTTCAAGTCATTCGCCGACCCGACTGAGGTCCTGGTCGAGGACGGCGTGACGTCGATCATCGGCCCCAACGGCTGCGGCAAGTCCAACATCTCCGACGCGGTGCGTTGGGTGCTGGGCGAGCACAACCCGCGGGTGCTCCGCGGCGCCCGAATGGAGGAAGTCATCTTCCAGGGCTCGGCGGGGCGGCGCGCGCAGAACGTCGCGGAGGTGGGGCTCTGCTTCGACAACAGCGACCGCACGCTGGACCTCGACTTCGCCGAGGTGGTGATAGCGAGGCGGGTCTCGCGGTCCGGAGAGTCCGAGTACCTCATCAACAACGCGCCGGTGACGCGGCGCGAGCTGCTGGCCAAGCTGGCAGGCACGGGGCTCGGCACCGACCAGAGCGTCGTGATCGAGTCGCGCATGGTGGACGCGCTCTTGTCCGACCGGCCGGATGACCGTCGCGCGCTCTTCGAGGAGGCGGCAGGCCTCGGTCTCTACCGCGACAGGAAGCGCAGC encodes:
- the rplI gene encoding 50S ribosomal protein L9, yielding MDIILRQDVEKLGSAGEVVTVKDGYARNYLLPRGLAFEANESNRRRLEGERKQRDRKVAAEVGTARDLAAKLEKVSITFTMKAGDGDKLFGSVTTADIAERLKAEGFTIDRKAIELDEPIKALGVYKVPVRLHHDVKPEVRVWVVKE
- a CDS encoding DegV family protein is translated as MGVAIGYLDGPRLRRSFLAATQWVGAGREELNRINVFPVPDGDTGTNFWLTMRSIADALRRLGDAPLPEVSRAAARAAVMGSRGNSGMMLSHFLLGFDEGIGARFRIRARELAGAIRRGSERLQSALENPVEGTILTVCREAAVGAEQAAEAGYDVGGVLRGTLSHAEQALERTPELLAVLKEAGVVDAGGKGFVRMKEGVVRLIDGRLEEEAATDAQAFATPAPAGLAVVAGDQDFRFCTEVLVRGDALPSSTEARAAVHELGGSVQVVRTPDLLRVHVHLDDPEPLYRMAEGWGEVLTRKAEDMREQHRILATVSRAVSVICDTSCDLPDEVLDRHGIGLVPLQLIFGDEVFQDRSGMDAAEFYQRLRRGHPHPTTSQPTPATFTAAYEHARAGAEEVVAVIVSGALSGTYANAEAARRSFAPGGVHLVDSRSASLGVGFLALRGAELAEAGWPAADIVRELGRLRGQSGVFFTVDTLDNLLRSGRVSRAKAWLGGLLDLKPILSIDSGGLITPVDRVRGRGGLLKRVLGLLDEALPSRRERLRMGVVHADLPEVAEEVREALAGRYHPYEIVVSPLTAVLAAHTGPGAWGVIWQVEDGAPAREGNKTAGGAL
- the rsfS gene encoding ribosome silencing factor, producing MTKQQPSRPARRPRRRPDGNAALDWAVAACEERKGVDGVVIDLRHLSDATDYFVVVSGTSDTHVRAIAEHVIEALKGRSVRAHHVEGLAQGRWVLIDFVDFVVHVFHPTLRSFYQLEGLWGDAPQRAV
- a CDS encoding SPOR domain-containing protein, which gives rise to MQGNRLFTLPLILFVAACAGSRSGGSAEGGATDSSAGETRTVPAVAFRLRAGGGPLRVYSLPGLAETPTGARARVSPARSAIGVDMVGRRLLYRDSAGATIAFDLVANRERAVSPAGALAALASDGTLLTVDAAGAVTESQPWGTRPWTGTLGRGVDDAFAGPGARLIAIRRQGGDTLQIATREAGVSLAAPVPRAADEIASRDGDAVAFATDSGVVVIEDREAQHPWFVPLSGQPRAIAFSPSGHRIYVGLREKSELAVVDRYTRRERPAIALPAPAAVLRLDPWGRAVLARPSGGDETWVVGTARERVTGRLTTPWASDLPAVSEDGVVLLREGDAVVARDLGSLDSLGAVADGAGDLWFVGRFAPTSSTSGVRRDVRASDPTRARAPSPRAAPASLWVQVSNTPSEQWARALASELTAARHPAEVQPPDAPGGGWRVVMGPYRSRDAADSSGRSLGRPYWIFERAQRPGAKP
- a CDS encoding SPOR domain-containing protein, which translates into the protein MTGVQLLPATLGRHIPELLSGRNVVALVPATGYPAWSAMNAWRVARSAAASGRRTVLVDCVVDEPVLHTVAGAANEEGIVDAFLYGASLNHIAQPQPEPNLFFIPAGTFAPDPQLVLTSPRWRRLSAGFRHEDALLLLFVPEERLASVAADLDGMVVLAPQGMDLAAAEAPGVAQAIGRGLPILAVVGVAPPPEEASAADLAPIVAPAATAPHSASPDAAGARRARPALRRRASAPMSLLVPPPRQVPWALYAVLLVLAVGAVAWLYRDELVRLAGRAPTPEPPAPAFVHRLPPPHRVDSLSFAVQVSAWPSLAQALDALDSLEARGVPAFVTPIRLQRRRSWYRIHAGPMATGAAADSVLGALRAAGRATAGAVVVEAPLSIGLGGGLTRDSATLERARLRAAGLPVFALGQADRRFRLYAGAFENTPQAAMLLGIVTSTGGTGELVPRVGYVP